A region of the Thermodesulfobacteriota bacterium genome:
TTCGGCGCCTACCGCTACGACGCCAACTGCGTCAAGTGCCACTCCTTCGGGGAGCACGAGAGCATCCGCAGGATGTACCTGGGAACCGGCGCCGAGGGGCTCCCCGACGCGCCCAGCCCCATGTACCAGGCGCACGCCGACTGCGGCAGCTGCCACGTGGCCCAGACCGAGACACCGGCCGGGCCGCAGGGGACCCTCCGCCTCCGGTACCCGGACGTGATCCAGGCCTGCGCCGAGTGCCACGGCACCGGATACGACGACATGGCGAAACACTGGAAGAAGCTCCTCACCGAGGAGACCATCAAGGCCGAGGGCGCAGTGTTGGAGGCCCGGCAGGCCCTGGGCCGGGTCCAGAGCGGGGCAGCGTCGGACGCCGCGAGGTCGCTCGACGTGGCCGAGCGGAACCTGGCCTTCGTGCGAAACGGCCGCGGCCTGCACAACGTGGAGTACGCCCTTGGGATCCTGGGCGACGCCCGGGAACGGGCCGAGGAGTCCAAGTCTCGGGTGCTTCCCCGGTACACCCCCAAGGAGGTCGCCTCCCCAACCGGGTGCGTGGAGCTCTGCCACTCCTGCGTGGAGTGCATCGAGACGGCGCCGGTGCCCTTCGGCGGCGTCCAGTTCCCCCACGACCTCCACGTGCAGGACGAGGGGATGGGCTGCCTCGAGTGCCACACGCCGCGGGACCAGCACGGCCAGACGTTCCTCGCGAACTGCTCCTCGTGCCACCACGGCTCGGGCGCCGGGGCCGTGGAGTGCCAGGACTGCCACGAGGAGAACCACAACCTCTTCAACGGCCAGAACGCCTGCAACGAGGCGAGCTGCGACGTGACGGGCGAGAAGAACCCCATGGCAGAGGCCGTCTCCTGTGGCGAGTGTCACGGACAGGTGGTGGAGGGCGAGAAGACCACGCCCGAGGGCATTAAGGCGGCGTGTCTCGAGTGCCACGACGACGACCCGAGCTACGCCGCGCTGGTGGACGAGTGGAAGGCGACGGCCGACACCCTGAAGGTCGGCGAGCTCGACGCGGAGCTCCAAGACCTCCAGCGGATGGTCCTGCGGGCGATCCGCGAGGGCCGGTACACGTACGACGCCCAGGACCTGGTCAACAGCGCCGAGAAGAACCTGAAGCTCCTGGTCAAGGGAAACCCGGTCCACAACCCGGTCTTCGCCCAAGACCTGGCCCAGCGCGTCACCGGGCTTCTGAAGCAGGCGCGTCAGACGTTGCGCGCGACCTCCACGGTCAAGACGCTGCCCGAGGAGGCGTACCGGTGACTCGAAACCCGGGCCCTATCCCCGGCTCGCGGTGGCGGGCCTTGGCCATCGCCCGAGCCGCCTCCTGGCTCCTGACGGCGCTCCTGGCCGTGCCCGGGCTCGCCCCGGCCGCGGGAGAGGTGCGCGGCCTCTTCTTCTACGCCGAGGGGTGCGACTACTGCCGCGCCGTGGAGGAGGAGGTGCTCCCTGGCATCGAGCTCGCGTTCCCTCTGGAGCTCGAGCGGCTCGAGGTGAACGATCCGGCCAACGCGCACCGGATGGAGGCCTATGAGAGGCTCTTCGGGCTCC
Encoded here:
- a CDS encoding cytochrome c3 family protein — translated: MLRELWVLLRNFVRDFSIATLRGTKEHWKGLLIFCTIGLVATVALAAVALKATASPKFCGLCHNMKAYIDSWEESSHKEVSCLECHFEPGVLGQLKGKWKAQAHVVMKLTGTAPPRPHTQISDASCLRQGCHAATDLTAADTTFLGVRFSHREHLGELRRGKRLRCVSCHSQIVQGQHLTVTESTCFLCHFYDRAESPELADCRTCHVQTRAKLFIDANDSLPFVHQEYLDRGVACGQCHFDVISGDGHLKDNVCVQCHAEPKILLSRQTSEAVHRDHVSLRKVDCLRCHAEIEHGIARETGPADRQPVVAPAGFGAYRYDANCVKCHSFGEHESIRRMYLGTGAEGLPDAPSPMYQAHADCGSCHVAQTETPAGPQGTLRLRYPDVIQACAECHGTGYDDMAKHWKKLLTEETIKAEGAVLEARQALGRVQSGAASDAARSLDVAERNLAFVRNGRGLHNVEYALGILGDARERAEESKSRVLPRYTPKEVASPTGCVELCHSCVECIETAPVPFGGVQFPHDLHVQDEGMGCLECHTPRDQHGQTFLANCSSCHHGSGAGAVECQDCHEENHNLFNGQNACNEASCDVTGEKNPMAEAVSCGECHGQVVEGEKTTPEGIKAACLECHDDDPSYAALVDEWKATADTLKVGELDAELQDLQRMVLRAIREGRYTYDAQDLVNSAEKNLKLLVKGNPVHNPVFAQDLAQRVTGLLKQARQTLRATSTVKTLPEEAYR